A portion of the uncultured Bacteroides sp. genome contains these proteins:
- a CDS encoding glycosyltransferase, whose amino-acid sequence MLEQSSHHPLISIIIPVYNLEYYLRECLTSVIGQTYTNLEIIIINDGSTDSSPCICDQFAAQDKRVTIIHQENRGVSYSRNIGLDNARGAYIGFVDGDDWIEKDMYETLLSLTIEYNANISMCSHFLEYNDRNKVNSELGTILEFNNKKAVSNLLDDAVIKSYLWDKLYKRELFNGIRFPVGKVYEDMAIQHKLFYNSKKTVFLSVPKYHYRIRKGSIANNRSSLIGRVPIFGSSS is encoded by the coding sequence ATGTTAGAACAATCATCGCACCACCCACTTATCAGTATTATCATACCCGTTTACAACCTTGAATATTATTTAAGAGAATGCTTGACTTCAGTCATTGGGCAAACCTACACTAACCTCGAAATTATAATAATTAACGATGGCTCCACCGACAGTTCCCCCTGCATTTGCGACCAATTTGCGGCACAAGACAAACGAGTTACAATTATACACCAAGAAAATAGAGGCGTAAGCTATTCCCGAAATATAGGACTTGACAATGCGCGTGGCGCTTACATCGGTTTCGTTGACGGAGACGACTGGATAGAAAAAGACATGTATGAAACTTTGCTGAGCTTGACCATTGAATACAACGCCAATATCTCCATGTGTTCACATTTCTTGGAATATAATGATCGGAACAAAGTTAATTCTGAATTAGGAACAATACTGGAATTTAATAACAAAAAAGCCGTCAGTAATCTATTGGATGATGCCGTAATCAAGAGTTATTTATGGGACAAGCTATACAAACGAGAACTGTTCAATGGCATTCGTTTTCCAGTGGGGAAAGTTTATGAGGATATGGCAATACAACACAAACTATTTTATAATTCAAAAAAAACAGTTTTCCTTTCTGTGCCTAAATATCATTACCGGATACGAAAAGGAAGCATTGCCAATAATCGTTCCTCTCTTATCGGGCGAGTTCCAATATTTGGAAGCTCTTCATGA
- a CDS encoding CDP-glycerol glycerophosphotransferase family protein, with the protein MRIVLFCENKYAIDILYPIYREASESQQYDTFWYVDKRKIPIFPLDGEVRFTNSIQAIYDYSPEVIFVPGNIVPYYLPGVKIQVFHGYAAEKKDHWIIRRYFDTYFTQGPFFTKGFSALAQKYGDFEVVETGWPKQDWIKKHWHDFDVQKAELLSDHKKKQVVLYAPTFSPSLTSLSHIKEALVNLVKEKDVVLLLKFHPLTKQEWVEEYKLLAEREEHIVWIDDFDVTKYQLMSDVMISDTSSTVYEFLLLNRPVVTFRTISKDIYWTNITDISQLSEAFEKAQHDDDCIQKRQWIVDNYDPYLDGNVCKRMLVAATDYIKRHGVPKERKVNLWRKYVSIKTFGRIKR; encoded by the coding sequence ATGCGTATAGTGCTATTCTGTGAAAATAAATATGCTATTGATATATTGTATCCGATATATCGAGAGGCATCTGAATCTCAACAATATGATACATTTTGGTATGTAGACAAACGCAAAATACCAATTTTCCCTTTGGATGGAGAGGTTCGATTTACAAACTCTATTCAAGCTATATACGACTATTCTCCTGAAGTCATTTTTGTGCCGGGAAATATCGTACCTTATTATTTACCCGGAGTGAAGATTCAGGTGTTTCATGGGTATGCCGCAGAGAAAAAAGATCATTGGATTATTAGACGATATTTTGATACATATTTTACTCAAGGTCCTTTTTTTACGAAAGGATTTTCTGCATTAGCTCAAAAATATGGAGACTTTGAAGTAGTGGAGACCGGCTGGCCTAAGCAAGATTGGATAAAAAAACATTGGCACGATTTTGACGTGCAAAAAGCAGAGCTTTTATCTGATCACAAAAAAAAGCAAGTAGTGCTGTATGCTCCAACCTTTTCGCCTTCTTTAACTTCGTTATCTCATATAAAAGAGGCATTGGTTAATTTAGTAAAGGAGAAAGATGTTGTGTTATTGCTTAAATTCCACCCTCTAACAAAGCAGGAATGGGTAGAAGAATATAAATTGTTGGCAGAACGAGAAGAGCATATTGTATGGATTGACGATTTTGATGTTACAAAGTATCAGCTAATGTCTGATGTGATGATTAGCGATACATCATCTACAGTCTATGAATTTTTATTACTTAATAGGCCGGTTGTTACTTTTCGCACCATCTCCAAAGACATCTATTGGACCAATATCACTGATATTTCTCAATTGTCGGAGGCTTTCGAGAAAGCACAACACGATGATGATTGTATCCAAAAGCGCCAATGGATTGTGGATAACTATGATCCATATCTGGACGGGAATGTTTGTAAACGTATGCTTGTTGCCGCTACCGATTATATTAAGAGACATGGTGTGCCAAAGGAACGTAAAGTTAATCTTTGGCGTAAATATGTAAGTATAAAAACCTTTGGGCGAATAAAACGATAA
- a CDS encoding aminotransferase class V-fold PLP-dependent enzyme — translation MMKSYVFPGNIEEEILQIAAQQIPYMRTAEFSGIVKESEKMLLELIKCPNGRVIFYTASGTGAMEAVVTNFVMLRKKSFIVSGGSFGRRWKELCDYYACPNDFFEVPFAKDIDYGKLEAAIVKSQPDVFLCQHHETSTGQLFDLVRISAICHRHGIYLIVDAISSFLADSLDMTALGIDMCITSSQKGLNIPPGLSFIVLAERMLKEPFARKGYYFDFIENLKNLERGQTPYSPATTLFLQLHARLEKNVLLGAEMITDSVREKASYFRHLCNKNGWECPAEVPSNCITGFFVHRNGDILFTELLKQNIYIMPGGTPHYFRVSHLGVQTKEDLDELATRIKEIENR, via the coding sequence ATGATGAAATCATATGTATTCCCTGGAAATATAGAGGAGGAAATCCTTCAAATAGCTGCCCAACAGATACCGTATATGCGGACTGCTGAATTTTCTGGCATAGTGAAAGAATCGGAAAAAATGCTTCTTGAACTGATTAAGTGTCCAAATGGGCGAGTCATCTTTTATACTGCATCGGGTACCGGTGCTATGGAGGCGGTGGTAACTAACTTTGTTATGTTACGGAAAAAATCTTTTATCGTATCAGGCGGATCATTTGGCCGTCGTTGGAAAGAATTATGTGATTATTATGCTTGCCCGAATGATTTTTTTGAAGTACCCTTCGCCAAAGACATCGATTATGGCAAACTAGAAGCAGCGATAGTAAAATCTCAACCGGATGTTTTCTTATGCCAACATCACGAAACTTCTACAGGGCAGTTATTTGATTTGGTCAGGATTTCAGCCATTTGCCATAGGCATGGTATTTATCTGATCGTTGATGCGATAAGTTCGTTTTTAGCCGATTCTCTTGACATGACTGCACTTGGCATTGATATGTGTATCACTAGCAGTCAGAAGGGGTTAAATATTCCTCCCGGCCTTTCGTTCATAGTGCTTGCGGAGAGAATGTTGAAAGAACCTTTTGCCCGCAAGGGCTACTATTTCGACTTTATCGAGAATCTTAAGAATTTGGAACGGGGACAGACTCCTTATAGTCCGGCTACTACTCTTTTCTTGCAGTTACATGCTCGTCTGGAGAAAAACGTATTGTTGGGTGCTGAAATGATTACTGACAGCGTGAGAGAGAAAGCCTCTTATTTTAGGCATCTTTGTAATAAGAATGGTTGGGAGTGCCCCGCTGAAGTTCCTTCTAATTGCATCACAGGTTTTTTTGTTCATCGAAACGGGGATATCTTATTTACAGAATTGTTGAAACAAAACATTTATATTATGCCCGGAGGTACTCCACATTATTTTCGTGTATCTCATTTGGGGGTACAAACAAAGGAGGACCTTGATGAGTTGGCAACACGTATTAAAGAAATAGAAAACCGTTAA
- a CDS encoding glycosyltransferase, translating to MTEQSSNPLISIIIIPVYNIENYLRECLISVIEQTYKNLEIIIVNGGSTDDSPIICDEFAAHDNRIKVIHQKNNGLSYSRNVGLDNAHGVYIGFVDGDDWIEKDMYETLYNLMIQYKADISICTHFIEFSNKTKVQYNSEMIRELNRNEAIMCLLEDTEIKNYVWVL from the coding sequence ATGACAGAACAATCATCTAATCCACTTATCAGTATTATTATTATACCCGTTTACAACATAGAAAATTATCTAAGAGAATGCTTAATTTCTGTCATCGAACAAACATATAAAAATCTTGAAATTATAATAGTAAACGGCGGTTCTACTGATGATTCCCCAATCATTTGCGATGAATTTGCCGCACATGACAATCGAATCAAAGTTATACATCAAAAAAATAACGGCTTAAGTTATTCCAGAAATGTAGGACTGGACAATGCTCACGGTGTATATATCGGTTTTGTTGATGGAGACGATTGGATAGAAAAAGACATGTATGAAACATTATACAATCTAATGATCCAATATAAAGCAGATATTTCCATTTGTACACATTTCATAGAATTCAGCAACAAGACTAAAGTTCAATATAATTCTGAAATGATTCGAGAGTTGAACCGTAATGAAGCCATCATGTGTTTACTTGAAGATACAGAAATAAAGAATTATGTTTGGGTATTATAA
- a CDS encoding glycosyltransferase family 2 protein yields MFVSLLISTYNWKEALALSLRSVSAQTVKPDEIVIADDGSSDDTRQLIERLRPEIGIPIVHIWHEDKGFRKTIILNKAILSASFPYIIQIDGDVVLDKFFIADHLETAEEGYFVCGSRVGLGKNSTRRILCGTTRNPLGFKQGFKYMFNAIRSRTLRRYLAKRYAQKRIAHLRGCNMAFWKEDLLRVNGYNEDLIMWGREDAEIAYRLFHAGVKKKCLKMGGVQFHLHHPQSSGENKHFHEKVLRQVIEEKISWCENGINKK; encoded by the coding sequence ATGTTTGTTTCATTGTTAATCTCCACCTATAATTGGAAAGAAGCTTTGGCTCTCTCCTTGCGTAGCGTGTCCGCCCAGACGGTGAAGCCGGATGAGATTGTAATAGCTGATGACGGTTCTTCAGATGACACGCGTCAACTTATCGAACGTTTGAGACCTGAAATAGGTATACCTATCGTACATATATGGCACGAGGACAAAGGTTTTCGCAAGACAATCATTTTGAATAAAGCGATCCTTAGCGCGTCTTTTCCTTATATCATACAAATTGATGGAGATGTAGTGCTTGACAAGTTTTTCATTGCGGATCATCTTGAGACTGCGGAGGAGGGCTATTTTGTCTGTGGCAGCCGTGTGGGGTTGGGGAAGAATTCGACACGGCGCATTCTTTGTGGCACAACACGCAATCCTCTTGGTTTTAAACAAGGTTTCAAGTATATGTTTAACGCGATTCGTTCGCGTACGCTCAGGCGTTATCTGGCAAAGCGTTATGCTCAGAAAAGGATCGCGCACCTCAGAGGATGTAACATGGCTTTTTGGAAAGAAGACCTGTTACGTGTAAATGGTTATAATGAAGACCTGATTATGTGGGGTCGCGAAGATGCGGAAATAGCTTATCGTCTTTTTCATGCGGGTGTAAAGAAGAAATGTTTGAAGATGGGAGGGGTACAGTTTCATCTGCACCATCCGCAGTCTTCTGGTGAGAATAAACATTTCCATGAAAAAGTGCTCCGGCAAGTTATTGAAGAAAAGATCTCTTGGTGCGAAAATGGAATTAATAAGAAATAG
- a CDS encoding glycosyltransferase family 8 protein, with amino-acid sequence MDIACNIDNCYVKYCIVMLVSLFENNEREEFNVYVVSDNLSEENKLLMTDSLERYKNNLCFCNVGNDILRDCPINPDSYISISTYYRLFLPLILPVEVSKVLYLDCDLVVMSSIKALWDIDLTNNALGVVEDMWSFPLDYPYEAHERLGYAHEYSYFNAGVMLINLDYWRAHNILGKCVEYIKKYPERLVLNDQDVLNAVLYDQKLFISFIWNMQEGFYRRKRKVRWETWVELDSLLATPSILHYNGEIKPWHKDSFHPLTKEWFVYLDKTKWKGERPAVSLWDSLCRLMKSAGYFLRIDKPIYRKNLLKK; translated from the coding sequence ATGGATATAGCATGTAATATTGATAATTGTTATGTGAAATATTGTATCGTTATGCTTGTCTCATTGTTTGAAAATAATGAGCGAGAAGAGTTTAACGTATATGTCGTATCGGATAATTTAAGTGAAGAGAATAAACTGTTGATGACAGACTCTTTAGAAAGATACAAAAATAATTTATGTTTCTGTAATGTAGGTAACGACATTCTTCGTGACTGCCCCATTAATCCGGATAGTTATATTTCAATCTCAACTTATTATCGCTTGTTCTTACCCTTGATACTCCCTGTGGAAGTTTCAAAAGTGCTATACTTGGATTGCGATTTGGTCGTAATGTCGTCTATTAAAGCTTTGTGGGATATTGATCTTACAAATAATGCGCTTGGTGTAGTGGAGGATATGTGGAGTTTTCCTCTAGATTATCCTTATGAGGCACATGAAAGATTGGGATATGCTCACGAATACTCGTATTTTAATGCGGGTGTCATGCTGATTAATCTGGATTATTGGCGCGCGCATAATATTCTTGGAAAGTGTGTGGAATATATAAAAAAATACCCAGAGAGGCTTGTCTTGAATGATCAAGACGTATTAAATGCGGTTTTGTATGATCAAAAACTCTTTATATCCTTTATTTGGAACATGCAAGAAGGTTTTTATCGTAGGAAAAGAAAAGTCCGTTGGGAAACTTGGGTGGAACTTGATTCATTGTTGGCCACTCCTTCTATTCTTCATTATAACGGAGAGATAAAGCCTTGGCATAAAGACTCCTTTCATCCACTAACTAAAGAATGGTTTGTTTATCTGGATAAAACAAAATGGAAAGGAGAGCGTCCCGCTGTGAGTCTTTGGGACTCTTTATGTCGCTTGATGAAATCTGCCGGATACTTTTTGAGAATAGATAAACCGATATATAGGAAGAACTTGTTAAAGAAGTGA
- a CDS encoding glycosyltransferase family 8 protein, with product MIYIVCNIDNNYTEQCGLMLLSLLSHNPQQRFTVYIINNRVCEANKDRLYKLTSHFGLKINFCDVSHSLIEKFPIKEDDHLSLATYLRIFMSELLPENIDKVLYLDCDLMVIDSIKDLWETDMEDFAVAAVEERPPFDTISPETLGYPTSYSYFNAGVMLINLKYWREMDLSSKCQKFIQENRQIIQHHDQDVLNALLHDKRKFISIRWNLMDFFMFTQLKIQENRLPDLYNSFKQPAIIHFTGKRKPWAYNCDSPFRNHYIRLAKQYSCNVMVNKDSIHYHLRHFWFKLMTYLHLRKKQILSLSDLKKINK from the coding sequence ATGATTTACATCGTTTGTAATATAGACAACAATTACACAGAGCAATGCGGGTTAATGTTATTAAGCCTGCTCTCTCATAACCCTCAACAACGTTTTACTGTTTATATTATAAACAATAGGGTTTGCGAGGCTAATAAAGATAGATTATATAAACTTACATCTCATTTCGGCCTAAAAATAAATTTCTGCGATGTTTCACATTCGCTAATAGAAAAATTTCCAATTAAAGAAGATGACCATCTAAGCTTAGCAACCTATCTCAGAATCTTTATGTCTGAATTATTGCCTGAAAACATAGATAAAGTTCTATATTTAGATTGTGATTTAATGGTTATTGACTCCATTAAAGATTTATGGGAAACAGATATGGAAGATTTTGCTGTTGCCGCCGTTGAAGAAAGGCCTCCTTTTGATACGATATCTCCTGAAACATTGGGCTATCCAACCTCCTATTCGTATTTTAACGCTGGAGTGATGTTGATAAATTTAAAATATTGGAGAGAAATGGACTTATCAAGCAAATGCCAGAAGTTTATTCAAGAAAATCGCCAAATAATTCAGCACCACGATCAGGATGTATTAAACGCATTACTCCATGATAAACGAAAGTTCATTTCCATCCGATGGAATTTAATGGATTTTTTCATGTTTACTCAACTAAAAATTCAGGAAAACAGATTACCCGATTTATATAATTCCTTTAAACAGCCCGCAATAATCCATTTTACGGGAAAACGAAAGCCATGGGCGTACAATTGCGACAGCCCATTCAGAAACCACTATATTCGATTAGCTAAACAATATAGCTGCAACGTCATGGTTAATAAAGATTCAATCCATTACCATCTTCGGCATTTTTGGTTTAAGTTAATGACCTATCTACATCTCAGAAAAAAACAGATTTTAAGCCTTTCTGATTTAAAAAAGATAAATAAGTAA
- a CDS encoding glycosyltransferase family 9 protein: MAKILVIRFSAIGDVAMTVPVVHSWAMQYPQHEIVFLSRPSLAPLFSNLPKNVTFYNADLKGKHHGLKGLYSLLKELKALHFDVIVDLHNVLRTNFLSFLFRLSGVPTYSLHKGRWEKRKLVRRKNKVLAAQKSSFQRYADAFEKSGFPVLLNFTSIYGNQKGPISGLHSITGEKGELKWIGIAPFSKHKGKIYPLELEEQVVAHFAQDSNVRVFLFGGGKEEEDCFKGWTEKYPTVVSLIGKLKMDTELALMSHLDVMLSMDSANMHLASLVNIPVISVWGATHPYAGFMGWKQLPINTVQVDDLSCRPCSVFGQKPCFRGDYACLYGIKPERVIGKIESIIK; the protein is encoded by the coding sequence ATGGCAAAAATACTGGTTATCCGCTTTTCGGCTATAGGAGATGTTGCAATGACCGTTCCCGTAGTACATTCATGGGCAATGCAATATCCTCAGCACGAGATTGTTTTTTTAAGCCGTCCATCATTGGCGCCACTTTTTAGCAATTTGCCTAAGAATGTTACTTTCTATAATGCTGATCTCAAGGGAAAACACCATGGATTGAAAGGCCTCTATTCCCTGTTAAAAGAACTTAAAGCATTACATTTTGATGTTATAGTCGACTTACATAATGTGCTACGCACGAACTTTTTGTCTTTTTTATTCAGACTTTCAGGCGTTCCCACCTATTCTCTGCATAAAGGGCGGTGGGAAAAAAGAAAACTTGTTCGTCGCAAAAACAAAGTGTTGGCTGCCCAGAAGAGCTCGTTCCAGCGATACGCTGATGCATTTGAGAAGTCGGGTTTTCCCGTGCTTCTCAATTTCACTTCTATTTATGGGAATCAGAAGGGTCCAATTTCCGGATTGCATTCTATAACGGGCGAAAAAGGAGAGCTGAAATGGATTGGAATAGCTCCTTTCTCTAAACATAAAGGTAAGATTTATCCTTTAGAGCTCGAAGAACAGGTGGTAGCCCATTTTGCACAAGATAGTAACGTGAGAGTGTTTTTGTTTGGTGGAGGCAAGGAAGAAGAAGATTGCTTCAAGGGCTGGACTGAAAAATATCCTACAGTGGTGTCATTGATAGGAAAACTGAAGATGGACACGGAGCTGGCACTCATGAGCCATTTAGACGTGATGCTGTCAATGGATTCAGCTAATATGCATCTGGCTTCTTTAGTAAATATCCCGGTTATATCCGTTTGGGGGGCAACACACCCCTATGCAGGCTTTATGGGATGGAAACAGTTGCCCATCAATACCGTTCAAGTAGACGACTTGTCTTGTCGTCCTTGTTCTGTTTTCGGTCAGAAACCCTGTTTTCGTGGCGATTATGCTTGTTTGTATGGCATAAAACCAGAGCGTGTGATTGGAAAGATAGAAAGTATAATAAAATAG
- a CDS encoding DUF4254 domain-containing protein: MTFSKLCNQIFWASTTDYHVTDSVDASINNPYEVKTIEYYLYLKNWIDAVQWHFEDIIRDPQIDPVEALTLKRRIDKSNQDRTDLVELIDSYFLDQYKSVLPHADATINTESPAWAVDRLSILALKIYHMQQEVDRKDSTEEHLNQCRTKLNILLEQRVDLSSAIDQLIADIESGKKYMKVYKQMKMYNDPALNPVLYAKK; the protein is encoded by the coding sequence ATGACATTTAGTAAGCTTTGCAACCAGATCTTCTGGGCCTCAACAACTGATTACCATGTTACTGACAGCGTGGATGCTTCCATTAACAACCCTTACGAAGTAAAAACGATTGAGTATTACTTATATCTGAAAAATTGGATAGATGCCGTGCAATGGCATTTTGAGGACATTATTCGTGATCCTCAGATCGATCCGGTAGAAGCATTGACACTGAAGCGCAGAATAGATAAATCAAATCAAGATCGTACAGATTTGGTAGAGCTTATTGATAGCTATTTTCTTGATCAATATAAATCGGTACTTCCTCATGCAGATGCAACGATAAATACAGAAAGCCCTGCTTGGGCTGTCGACCGCCTTTCTATCTTAGCTCTTAAGATCTATCACATGCAGCAAGAAGTAGATCGTAAAGATAGCACGGAAGAACATCTGAATCAATGCCGGACAAAACTTAATATTTTGCTTGAACAAAGAGTTGATTTGTCCTCGGCAATCGATCAACTGATAGCCGATATTGAAAGTGGTAAGAAATACATGAAAGTTTATAAGCAAATGAAGATGTATAATGATCCGGCACTTAATCCGGTTCTTTATGCAAAGAAATAA
- a CDS encoding adenylyltransferase/cytidyltransferase family protein: MDKKTVRVFTSGSFDLFHVGHLNILEKSAALGNELIVGVSTDELIEEYKGMKPIVSFEQRFRIISALKCVTKVVKQVKLTEIAQLRRENIDIVTIGDDWINKYLEGLEWMKTQPDKKVVYFPYTPGVSTTSIKKEIINSTNLIVEAALQREAALDYNWKEDERK, from the coding sequence ATGGATAAAAAAACAGTAAGGGTGTTTACTTCAGGCAGTTTTGATCTGTTTCATGTTGGGCATCTAAATATATTGGAAAAATCGGCTGCATTGGGAAATGAGCTTATTGTTGGCGTGAGTACGGATGAGCTGATAGAAGAATACAAGGGGATGAAGCCTATTGTTTCTTTTGAGCAACGCTTCAGAATCATTTCGGCCCTTAAGTGTGTCACCAAGGTGGTGAAGCAAGTGAAACTGACAGAAATAGCTCAACTTCGCAGAGAGAATATCGATATCGTCACGATTGGAGACGATTGGATAAATAAGTACTTAGAAGGGTTGGAATGGATGAAAACTCAACCGGATAAGAAAGTCGTCTATTTCCCTTATACTCCTGGAGTAAGTACCACGAGCATTAAAAAAGAAATAATTAACAGCACGAATTTGATTGTTGAAGCCGCCTTGCAACGGGAAGCGGCTCTTGACTATAACTGGAAAGAAGACGAAAGAAAATAA
- a CDS encoding glycosyltransferase family 2 protein yields MKISIIIHTFNSEKFIRRVLESVKGFDEIVICDMYSTDQTITIAKEYNCKIVYHKKISYCEPARNFAIQSASNEWVLVVDSDEVVPEALRVYLYEHIQKPHCSDGIRIPRKNYFMGKFMHGDYPDHILRFFRKEKANWPPTVHSVPHIDGLVEYIPSKRKDLAFIHLINNPLEMRINKLNTYTAQEIFKRKGKKHSLFALFYAPAYRFIKAYIIKGGFRDGKAGLVNAGMDAFYKFITIAKIWESDLNNYDIDEEIS; encoded by the coding sequence ATGAAGATATCAATTATTATACATACATTTAACTCTGAAAAATTTATTAGAAGAGTTTTAGAGTCGGTTAAAGGCTTTGATGAGATCGTAATTTGTGACATGTACAGCACAGATCAGACCATTACCATTGCCAAAGAGTACAACTGCAAAATAGTATACCACAAAAAAATTAGCTATTGCGAACCTGCCAGAAACTTTGCCATCCAGTCAGCATCAAATGAATGGGTGCTAGTTGTTGACTCAGATGAGGTTGTACCCGAAGCTCTCAGAGTATATCTTTATGAGCATATACAAAAGCCTCATTGCTCAGACGGGATACGGATACCAAGAAAGAACTATTTCATGGGAAAGTTCATGCATGGTGATTATCCTGACCATATACTCCGTTTCTTCAGAAAAGAAAAGGCAAACTGGCCACCTACCGTGCACTCCGTACCCCACATCGATGGGCTAGTGGAATATATACCATCCAAAAGAAAAGATCTAGCTTTCATCCACTTAATCAACAACCCATTGGAGATGCGTATAAACAAATTAAACACATATACCGCTCAAGAAATATTCAAAAGGAAAGGAAAAAAACATTCTCTATTTGCTCTTTTTTATGCTCCGGCTTATCGCTTTATTAAGGCCTATATAATAAAAGGAGGTTTCAGAGACGGAAAAGCAGGGTTGGTTAACGCTGGAATGGATGCTTTTTATAAATTCATAACTATAGCTAAAATCTGGGAGAGTGATTTAAACAACTATGATATTGACGAAGAGATCAGCTAG
- a CDS encoding glycosyltransferase, translating to MKEQPSDPLISIIILVHNLENYIRECLISVIEQTYTNLEIIIINDGSTDRSSSICDEFAAQDKRINIIRQKNSGISYSRNIGLDNAHGAYIGFVDGDDWIEKDMYETLLGLMVEYNADISMCSHFLEFNNATKANSDSGEILVFNNKEAVSNLLDDTIIKNYLWEKLYKRELFIDIRFPIGQTYEDMATQYRLFYNSKKTVSLSSPKYHYRIRKGSVTNNPSSLIDESQYLQALHNQFQFAINKNITIKKPARPMKSALHLIDWVIISGDISSNMNIIDGALEIAHQYDKLKINKIGFFYALRRYFIYNYFNSYSSVNIFYRKLFPKKK from the coding sequence ATGAAAGAGCAACCATCCGATCCACTTATCAGCATAATTATACTCGTTCATAACCTTGAAAATTATATAAGAGAATGCTTGATTTCAGTCATTGAACAAACCTATACTAACCTTGAAATTATAATAATTAACGACGGATCGACAGACAGATCCTCTAGCATTTGCGATGAATTTGCTGCGCAAGACAAACGAATAAATATTATCCGCCAAAAGAATAGCGGTATAAGCTATTCTAGAAACATTGGGCTCGACAATGCACATGGCGCATACATAGGTTTCGTTGATGGAGACGATTGGATAGAAAAAGACATGTATGAGACCTTACTTGGGTTAATGGTTGAATACAACGCCGACATTTCGATGTGCTCGCACTTCTTAGAATTCAATAATGCAACAAAAGCCAATTCTGATTCTGGAGAAATATTGGTATTTAACAATAAAGAGGCAGTTAGTAATCTATTAGATGATACCATAATCAAAAATTACTTATGGGAAAAGTTATATAAACGAGAGTTATTTATTGACATTCGCTTTCCAATAGGGCAAACTTACGAAGACATGGCAACGCAATATAGACTATTTTATAATTCAAAAAAAACAGTTTCGCTCTCTAGTCCTAAATATCATTATCGGATACGAAAAGGAAGTGTTACCAATAATCCCTCCTCTCTTATTGACGAATCCCAATATCTACAAGCACTTCATAACCAATTCCAATTTGCGATTAACAAAAATATAACGATAAAAAAACCTGCAAGACCTATGAAATCAGCATTACACCTGATTGACTGGGTAATAATCTCTGGAGATATTTCGTCCAATATGAATATCATAGATGGAGCCCTAGAAATAGCCCATCAATATGACAAACTAAAGATAAATAAGATTGGCTTTTTTTATGCACTAAGACGATATTTTATATATAACTATTTTAACAGTTATTCTTCTGTGAATATATTCTATAGAAAGCTATTTCCAAAGAAGAAATAA